Proteins co-encoded in one Armatimonadota bacterium genomic window:
- a CDS encoding CehA/McbA family metallohydrolase, which yields MIRIADPYAGPGRWCRAQLHCHTHHSDGRRSPADLARRYRDAGYTFVVFTDHDRITRCDDLNDATFLALPGVEETVTWGIWPLGPHLGRLLVEDVLGAGPPEERIRHTLACGGVPSLHHPSWTGNFWTGAWTAQVLARLPTPFLVEIWNPHSHPEEDLRRWLHAVRAHGPGVMVVASAGDDYHVDAQFDRAWVVVKVDAVTPTALRRALLGGACYASTGVTATFGVEGPAIVAHAEADEVLVLDAAGRLRRRLGSGGGTYLPEGDEGFVRLECRAGVRRAWSQVFWISAAEGEAGRAAPVG from the coding sequence GTGATCCGGATCGCCGACCCCTACGCGGGCCCCGGGCGGTGGTGTCGTGCCCAGCTCCACTGCCACACCCACCACTCCGACGGCCGCCGCTCGCCGGCAGACCTGGCGCGGCGCTACCGCGATGCAGGCTACACCTTCGTCGTCTTCACCGACCACGACCGCATCACGCGCTGCGACGACCTCAACGACGCCACGTTCCTGGCGCTGCCGGGCGTGGAGGAGACCGTCACGTGGGGGATCTGGCCCCTGGGACCGCACCTGGGCCGGCTCCTCGTGGAGGACGTGCTCGGCGCCGGACCGCCGGAGGAACGCATCCGGCACACGCTGGCCTGTGGCGGGGTGCCGAGTCTGCACCATCCCTCGTGGACGGGCAACTTCTGGACCGGCGCCTGGACGGCGCAGGTGCTGGCGCGGTTGCCGACGCCGTTCCTGGTGGAGATCTGGAACCCACACTCCCACCCGGAGGAAGACCTCCGGCGCTGGTTGCACGCAGTGCGCGCCCATGGCCCCGGCGTCATGGTGGTCGCCAGCGCAGGCGACGACTACCACGTCGACGCGCAGTTCGACCGTGCCTGGGTGGTGGTCAAGGTGGACGCAGTGACCCCAACCGCCCTGCGCCGGGCGCTGTTGGGTGGGGCGTGCTACGCCTCCACCGGGGTGACCGCGACGTTCGGCGTCGAGGGCCCCGCGATCGTCGCCCACGCAGAGGCCGACGAGGTGCTCGTGCTCGATGCCGCCGGGCGCCTCCGCCGTCGCCTGGGATCAGGCGGCGGTACGTACCTGCCCGAGGGCGATGAGGGGTTCGTGCGGCTGGAGTGCCGCGCCGGCGTGCGCCGGGCCTGGAGCCAGGTATTCTGGATCAGCGCCGCGGAGGGAGAGGCTGGCCGTGCAGCACCGGTGGGCTAG